Below is a genomic region from Deinococcus koreensis.
GCACTGGGCGCTGGAGCGCTGCCCGGGGCTGCGGGTGGTGCCGCCCCGCTTCGAGGCGTACCGCGAGGTCAGCCATCAGATCCGCGCCGTGTTCGCACGGTATACGGGGCTCGTCGAACCGCTCTCGCTGGACGAGGCGTATCTGGACGTCAGCCAGCCGCTCCAGGGCGGCCCCAGCGCGACCCGTATCGCGGGGGCGATCAAGGCGGACATCCGCGCCGAGACCGGCCTGAGCGCCACGGCCGGCGTGAGCGTCAACAAATTCCTCGCCAAGCTCGCCAGCGGCATGAACAAGCCCGACGGCCTGACCGTGCTGCTGCCGGGGCAGGTGGACGCCCTGCTGGCCGGACTGCCGGTGGGCGACTTTCACGGCATCGGCCCCGTGACCGCCGGGAAACTCTCGGCGCTGGGCATCCACACGGGCGCCGACCTGCGGGCCACGCCACCCGCGCAGCTGAGCGCCCTGTTCGGCCGGGTGGGCGAGCATTTCTGGCGCATCGCGCATGGCCTGGATGACCGGCCTGTGGAGGCGAACCGCCCGAACAAGAGCATCGGCGCCGAGGAGACCTACAGCGACGATCTGCGCGAGGTCTCGGCTGTGCAAGGGCGCCTGCCGGTGCTGGCCGAGGCCGTGCAGCGGCGCCTGGAGCGCGCCGGGCTGGCCGGGCATACCTTGG
It encodes:
- the dinB gene encoding DNA polymerase IV — protein: MSAPTRKIIHIDMDAFYASVEQRDDPGLRGVPLAVAWGGKRSVVLTASYEARPFGVRSAMPLHWALERCPGLRVVPPRFEAYREVSHQIRAVFARYTGLVEPLSLDEAYLDVSQPLQGGPSATRIAGAIKADIRAETGLSATAGVSVNKFLAKLASGMNKPDGLTVLLPGQVDALLAGLPVGDFHGIGPVTAGKLSALGIHTGADLRATPPAQLSALFGRVGEHFWRIAHGLDDRPVEANRPNKSIGAEETYSDDLREVSAVQGRLPVLAEAVQRRLERAGLAGHTLVLKLKFDDRRVLTRRVTVPMPVHEGADLVRAVTPLLSADLLAGRGVRLAGITAAGLCPVGEVPAQPSLFAELGGHPSG